A window of Syntrophorhabdaceae bacterium genomic DNA:
CACCGTTGAGCTCTTCAGGGTCCAGGGTTCGACAAAGGATGTTTCCTTTGTCATCGATATACCCGAAAAACTGCCCAGCGTCGAGGCCGATAAAGCCGAGATGGAGCAGTTGCTGACGAACCTCGTGTCCAATGCCATGAAATACAATGTCAAGAACGGGAAAGTCACCGTAAGGGCAGTGCCGGAAATCCCCTACCTCAGTATAAGCGTGAGTGATACGGGTATCGGCATCGACGAGCAGTCCCTCCCCAGCATCTTTGATGAGTTCTATCGGGTGCAGGGGCCCAATACGCGCTATACAACAGGCACGGGATTGGGGCTGTCAATTGTAAAAAGGATCGTCGAATCCCATTTCGGGCGCATAGAGGTCGAGAGCAAAGTAGACAAAGGGACGACCTTTACCGTTAAGTTACCTTTGAAGCAGGTGAACGAAAAGTAACTGTTTTGATAGAATTCAACTTTTGAAAAGGAGACGTTATGGCCACTAAGAAAGCTGCAAAAAACAACCAGATCGTGGAGAAGAATGTCCTCGCTCCTTCGATCACCATGTACAAGCTTAATGTTCCGGATATTGCCAAAAAGGTGAAAGCCGGCCAGTTTGTTGTTGTCCGCGGCGACGATATGGGAGAGCGCATCCCGTTGACCGTTGCGGATTATGACCGCAAAAAAGGAACCATCACCATCATCTTCCAGGAGGTCGGTACATCGACCCAGAAGCTCGCGAAGTTTGAGCAGGGCACGGCACTTCTCGACGTCGTCGGTCCTCTCGGAAAGCCCAGCCACATTGAAAAGTTCGGAACCGTTGTCTGTGTAGGCGGCGGCGTCGGCGTGGCACCGGTTCTGCCCATTGCCAAGGCGCTCAAAGAGGCAGGCAACGAGGTTATCTCAATAATCGGAGCCCGCAGCCAGAACATGCTCATTCTCGAAGATGAGATGAAGAAGGCTAGCACTACCGTGCATGTAACGACCGATGACGGCACCTACGGACATCACGGTTTTGTTACCGACGTCCTCAAGAAGATAATCGAAGAGCGCGGCGCCGACAAGATCGCCCTCGTCGTGGGCATCGGCCCCGTCATCATGATGAAGGCCGTCTGTGACGTGACCCGCCCGACGGCGATCAAGACCGTCGTCAGCCTCAATACGATCATGGTCGACGGTACCGGTATGTGCGGCTGCTGCCGCGCCACCATCGGCGGCGAGACGAAGTTTGTCTGCGTCGACGGCCCTGAATTTGACGGCCACGCCGTGAACTTCCCCGAACTGGTCCTTCGCCAGAGAATGTACAACAGGGAGGAAAGGCGCGCCCTCTGGGACCACAAATGCAAGATCGATGCCCAGGAAAAGGCCGTCAAGAAGGCCCGCAAGCGCGTGAAAATGCCCGAACAGGCTCCGAAACAGAGGATCCAGAACTTCGGAGAAGTGGCCCTTGGATATACGAAAGAGAACGCACTGATGGAAGCTCAGCGCTGCCTCGGCTGCAAGAAGCCGCCCTGCGTTGAAGGCTGCCCCGTCAACGTCCAGATCCCCCAGTTCATAGCGAAGATCAAGGAAGGCGATTTCATGGGCGCCATCCACACCATTAAAGAAACGAACAGCCTTCCCGCCGTCTGCGGAAGGGTCTGTCCTCAGGAATCGCAGTGTGAATCAAAATGTATCCTCGGCAAGAAATCGGAGCCCGTTGCCATTGGTCGTCTCGAGCGCTTTGCGGCGGACTATGAGCTTGGTCTCGGCGATGTCAGGGTCCCCGCAATGCCGAAGAAGACGGGCAAAAAGGTCGCCATCATCGGCGCCGGCCCCGCCAGTCTCACAGTCGCAGGCGAGCTGACAAAGAAAGGCCACGAATGCCACATTTACGAGGCACTTCATAAGGCAGGCGGCGTGCTTGTTTACGGCATCCCCGAATTCCGTCTTCCGAAAGCCATCGTGCAGCGCGAAGTCGACTACCTGGAAAAACTGGGAGCCAAGGTAAAGGTCGACTCCATCGTCGGCCAGACGGTGACCCTCGACGAGCTTTTCGGTCAGGGTTATGATGCCGCATTTATTGGCACCGGTGCGGGTCTTCCCTACTTCCTCAACATCCCCGGCGAGAACCTGAACGGTGTCTACTCGGCCAATGAGTTCCTGACGAGGGCAAACCTCATGAAGGCATACCTCTTCCCCGAATACGATACACCCATAAGGGTCGGGGCCAAAGTGGCCGTTATCGGCGGCGGCAACGTCGCCATGGACTCGGCAAGGGTCTCAAAGCGCCTTGGCGCGGACGTGTATCTCGTCTACCGCCGCAGCCGCGATGAGATGCCCGCCCGTGCGGAAGAAGCACACCACGCCGAGGAAGAGGGCATTGATTTCAGGCTTTTGACGAACCCCATCGGGGTCGTCGGAGACGAAGCCGGCTGGGTCAAGGGGCTTGAATGTGTTCAGATGGAACTCGGCGAGCCCGATGCATCAGGCAGGAGAAGACCGGTAGAGATCAAGGGTTCCAATTTTGTGCTCGATGTCGATGTTGTCATCGTTGCCATCGGCCAGGGCCCGAACCCCATCCTCACCTCCACCACCCCCGACCTGGAGCTCAGGAAATCGGGGAACATCGTGGCGGATGAGGAAACGGGACAGACAAGCCGCAAGGGCGTTTTCGCCGGCGGCGACATCGTAACCGGCGCCGCCACGGTCATCCTCGCCATGGGCGCAGGACGCAAGGCCGCGAAGGCAATAGACGAGTACCTTCAGACAAAGAAATAGGGATCACCGACGGAAATGAAAAGGCGGGGCAGTCAGCCCCGCCTTTTTTGTGCCGGCGAAAAAGGGGTCAGGACCCGCCATGATGGGCCCGGAGGCAAGCCAGGACATGGGAGCCTTTGAACAATGGCCGGCATGATGAAACAAGGTGGTTCAGGGGGTATGCCTCGAGAAACTTCAGCATACGCAATTGGGCTGATCCTGGATACTCCGACCGTTTACTGGCAAGAGCCTTTATCATAATGGATGATTATACGGGGTGGACAGAACGAGAATACTGCAAAGGTATCAGACGACCGTACCGCGTGATCAACCAGATACGGCGTCTTCATACCCATTGAAAACATTGTTGTGATTCCGCCATTTTTATTTGCCCACTTGTGTTTATGAAAGTTGACGCTATACTTGATATATAATGGACCATCGGCCTGACTAAAAAGTGGGGCGCTCTTATCACTCCTGCATCCGGTTCTGTGTTGTCAGTCAAAGGGTGATGAGAAATGTGGAGGCGTACAGGTTGTCGTGAAAGATGTTTCTCAGTTGTGGAGTTCCTCCCCCCAGGGGAAGGGACCCGTATCGTGGTTCGACGGGCAAGGCATTCAGTCGCCGTCGGCCCGCGGTTCCTTCATCGTATCACTCATAAAGACCATTCTTACCTCCGGATCGCTCCGGCGCTGATCGACTTCAGAAGAGTCAACAGACTCCTGCCGGATGTATGTGATGTTCCGGCCGTTCGAGCCCTTTCAGGGCTGGGACAAGCTTTTTAGAAAAGGGGGTACTCGTGCGCGACATGATCCAGAAGATCGTGGCAACGGAGGCACAGGGCAAGGCAGCCGTCGAAGAGGCCAAAGCCAAGGCGGACCGGATCCTGGCGGAGGCCCGAAAAAAGGCGCAGGATATCGCCGCGCGGGCACGGCAGGAGGCGGGTGCCGAAGCCGACAGCATCGTTGCGGCCGCTGTCGAGGCAGCGCAGAAGGAAAAAGACAAGAGGTTGGCCCAGGTTGCCGCAAGGATAGAAAACCAG
This region includes:
- a CDS encoding bifunctional dihydroorotate dehydrogenase B NAD binding subunit/NADPH-dependent glutamate synthase, translating into MATKKAAKNNQIVEKNVLAPSITMYKLNVPDIAKKVKAGQFVVVRGDDMGERIPLTVADYDRKKGTITIIFQEVGTSTQKLAKFEQGTALLDVVGPLGKPSHIEKFGTVVCVGGGVGVAPVLPIAKALKEAGNEVISIIGARSQNMLILEDEMKKASTTVHVTTDDGTYGHHGFVTDVLKKIIEERGADKIALVVGIGPVIMMKAVCDVTRPTAIKTVVSLNTIMVDGTGMCGCCRATIGGETKFVCVDGPEFDGHAVNFPELVLRQRMYNREERRALWDHKCKIDAQEKAVKKARKRVKMPEQAPKQRIQNFGEVALGYTKENALMEAQRCLGCKKPPCVEGCPVNVQIPQFIAKIKEGDFMGAIHTIKETNSLPAVCGRVCPQESQCESKCILGKKSEPVAIGRLERFAADYELGLGDVRVPAMPKKTGKKVAIIGAGPASLTVAGELTKKGHECHIYEALHKAGGVLVYGIPEFRLPKAIVQREVDYLEKLGAKVKVDSIVGQTVTLDELFGQGYDAAFIGTGAGLPYFLNIPGENLNGVYSANEFLTRANLMKAYLFPEYDTPIRVGAKVAVIGGGNVAMDSARVSKRLGADVYLVYRRSRDEMPARAEEAHHAEEEGIDFRLLTNPIGVVGDEAGWVKGLECVQMELGEPDASGRRRPVEIKGSNFVLDVDVVIVAIGQGPNPILTSTTPDLELRKSGNIVADEETGQTSRKGVFAGGDIVTGAATVILAMGAGRKAAKAIDEYLQTKK